In Lysinibacillus sp. FSL M8-0337, the following proteins share a genomic window:
- a CDS encoding tartrate dehydrogenase, with translation MKIYRIAVIPGDGIGKEVVPAAIEVLDRIAQLDGSFQFEWTTFPWGCDYYLETGKMMPDNGIELLRGYDQIFLGAVGMPDLVPDHISLWGLLIKIRREMKQSINVRPAKLLQGLPSPLRNPHNFDFVVVRENSEGEYSESGGRMHSGQDEIAIQNAIFTRKGTERAMRYAFEMAKTRRQHVTSATKSNGLTYSMPFWDDVFAEVAKDYKTIGHTTNHIDALAAFLVMKPENFDVIVASNLFGDILTDLGGAIMGSIGIAPAANLNIERDYPSMFEPVHGSAPDIAGKGIANPLGQIWTGKMMLDFLGYQELGTKVLNAMEATLAQGIKTGDLGGTATMREVTDAILEQLS, from the coding sequence ATGAAAATATATCGAATTGCTGTAATACCAGGAGATGGTATAGGAAAAGAAGTAGTACCTGCCGCAATAGAAGTTTTAGATAGGATTGCACAACTAGATGGGAGCTTTCAATTTGAATGGACAACATTTCCTTGGGGGTGTGACTATTACTTAGAGACAGGTAAAATGATGCCTGATAATGGTATTGAACTATTACGAGGCTATGATCAAATTTTTTTAGGCGCAGTGGGCATGCCTGATTTAGTACCAGATCATATATCTTTGTGGGGCTTGCTAATTAAAATTCGTCGTGAAATGAAGCAGTCCATTAATGTCCGTCCAGCAAAGCTTTTACAAGGCTTACCATCGCCGTTGCGTAATCCACATAACTTTGACTTTGTTGTTGTCCGTGAAAACTCAGAAGGAGAATATTCAGAGAGTGGTGGCCGTATGCATAGTGGGCAGGATGAAATCGCCATTCAAAATGCGATTTTTACGCGAAAAGGGACGGAGCGGGCTATGCGATATGCCTTTGAAATGGCTAAAACACGTCGCCAGCATGTAACGAGTGCGACAAAATCGAATGGATTAACATACAGCATGCCATTTTGGGATGATGTTTTTGCGGAAGTTGCGAAAGATTATAAAACGATAGGGCATACGACTAATCATATTGATGCATTAGCTGCCTTTTTAGTCATGAAACCAGAAAACTTTGATGTTATCGTTGCTTCCAATTTATTTGGTGATATTTTAACAGATTTAGGTGGTGCTATTATGGGAAGTATTGGTATCGCCCCAGCGGCTAACTTAAATATTGAACGCGACTATCCTTCAATGTTTGAACCCGTTCATGGTTCTGCACCTGATATTGCAGGTAAAGGAATTGCTAACCCCCTTGGGCAAATATGGACAGGTAAAATGATGCTAGATTTTTTAGGCTATCAAGAACTCGGCACAAAGGTGCTAAATGCAATGGAAGCCACTTTAGCTCAAGGCATAAAAACAGGAGATTTAGGAGGAACGGCTACAATGAGAGAGGTAACGGATGCAATTTTAGAACAGTTATCATAA
- a CDS encoding UDP-N-acetylmuramoyl-L-alanyl-D-glutamate--2,6-diaminopimelate ligase, whose amino-acid sequence MQLAELLKDWPCSVTGGSIRTIITGVEDYAQAVKPGDIFIVRKGKKTSGNRFVKEALARGAAAVVSEESIAIPFNDQNIPFVWVPNTALFLSYASAKLAAFPAEALSVIAITGTNGKTTVSHFVSQLLQAVHKNVAVIGTVGFFINGQKQQTEYEQLTTLQAKELHPILKQCVRQGVTHVVLEASSMGLQQHRLDHCDIDCGVFLNLSEDHLEDHGGLEAYKRAKKRLADLSKKLVLNGDDNFCRSVGIYDKKKSCSFGFDNHNDLHIQIVSESVGKTVICLQTTASEHIMAIPFVGKYHVQNAVAALMAVWRIGFSIDELAEHMWALKLPEGRLERIDNPLGIDVYVDYAHTAEALQAVLQTFDSKKTIYLVFSCGGNRDKAKRFAMGAVASKYADVIFLTTDNPRDEDPIVINESIIAGFSEQQYYEIFLDRKVAIHQALAKAQKGDIVLVAGKGHEQTQQIKNQKFPFSDQQCIKDYFLEVKTDGAE is encoded by the coding sequence TTGCAATTAGCTGAGCTATTGAAAGATTGGCCATGTAGTGTAACCGGTGGATCCATTCGCACAATAATTACTGGTGTTGAGGATTATGCACAAGCGGTGAAGCCTGGAGATATCTTTATTGTACGGAAAGGGAAAAAGACATCGGGCAATCGTTTTGTCAAAGAAGCACTGGCAAGGGGTGCAGCGGCCGTTGTATCCGAGGAAAGTATTGCCATACCATTCAACGATCAAAATATCCCTTTCGTGTGGGTGCCGAATACCGCATTGTTTTTATCTTATGCAAGTGCAAAACTAGCTGCTTTTCCGGCAGAGGCATTATCAGTTATCGCCATTACAGGAACAAATGGAAAAACAACGGTGAGCCATTTTGTTAGCCAATTACTACAAGCTGTACATAAAAATGTAGCAGTTATTGGAACAGTAGGCTTTTTTATTAATGGACAAAAACAACAAACTGAATATGAGCAATTAACAACACTGCAAGCAAAAGAGCTACATCCTATATTAAAACAATGTGTACGTCAAGGTGTGACACACGTTGTGTTAGAAGCATCTTCAATGGGTTTGCAACAGCATCGACTAGATCATTGTGATATTGACTGTGGCGTATTTTTAAATTTATCAGAGGATCATTTAGAAGACCATGGGGGACTTGAAGCATATAAGCGTGCAAAAAAGAGGCTAGCAGATTTATCGAAAAAATTGGTGTTAAATGGCGATGATAATTTTTGTCGTTCCGTTGGTATTTACGACAAGAAAAAATCATGCTCATTTGGTTTTGACAATCACAATGATTTACATATCCAAATTGTGAGTGAATCTGTTGGAAAAACAGTTATCTGTCTGCAAACGACGGCAAGTGAGCACATCATGGCTATACCTTTTGTTGGAAAGTATCATGTGCAAAATGCAGTAGCTGCACTAATGGCGGTGTGGCGTATAGGCTTCTCCATTGATGAACTTGCTGAGCATATGTGGGCGCTAAAGCTTCCGGAGGGTAGACTTGAGCGAATTGATAACCCGCTCGGTATTGATGTATATGTAGACTACGCACATACAGCTGAAGCATTGCAGGCTGTATTACAAACTTTCGATAGTAAGAAGACCATTTATCTTGTATTTAGCTGTGGAGGTAATCGAGATAAGGCAAAACGATTTGCCATGGGGGCTGTGGCAAGTAAGTATGCAGATGTTATTTTTTTAACGACTGATAATCCGCGTGATGAGGACCCGATCGTCATTAATGAAAGTATTATTGCAGGTTTCTCTGAACAGCAATACTATGAAATTTTTTTGGATCGTAAAGTAGCGATACATCAGGCATTGGCAAAAGCGCAAAAAGGAGATATTGTTCTTGTTGCCGGAAAAGGGCATGAACAAACGCAGCAAATAAAAAATCAAAAATTCCCTTTTTCCGACCAACAATGTATTAAAGATTATTTTTTAGAAGTTAAGACGGACGGCGCTGAATAA
- a CDS encoding SepM family pheromone-processing serine protease encodes MKKKIGLYAVFLVALCFVMLYRLDAYIMKPGSAYDVSKFVTVANNHADEAGSMSLMTVAMQQATPFSYLWAKTQKYEKIMDIKQVRNPLEDDEEYNVRQLKLMSDSQFNAKYVAFQRAGLEAKIHFNGVFVLNVLDGGASDGFLKAGDEITKVDGTEITNQQMLVELLSKKQLGDQVTIQFLRDKKEQQETIALKEIPQAEEKRAGLGITYAESKSIETNPSVTMKTEDIGGPSAGLMFTLEILNQLLDEDLTKGYAVAGTGEMLIDGSVGRIGGIDYKIIAADRDGMEIFFAPDDEISPEMKAKYPELESNYATAVKTAKEIGTKMKIVPVKTVDDAIAYLKQLAPK; translated from the coding sequence ATGAAGAAAAAAATTGGTCTTTATGCAGTGTTTTTAGTCGCGCTTTGTTTTGTTATGTTATACCGACTAGACGCTTATATTATGAAGCCTGGAAGTGCATACGATGTTAGTAAATTTGTCACTGTCGCCAATAATCATGCTGATGAGGCAGGTTCGATGAGTTTAATGACAGTTGCTATGCAACAAGCTACACCGTTTTCGTATCTCTGGGCGAAAACACAAAAATATGAAAAAATAATGGATATTAAACAAGTAAGAAATCCATTAGAGGATGACGAGGAATATAATGTTCGTCAACTGAAATTAATGTCAGATTCTCAATTCAATGCAAAATATGTAGCTTTTCAAAGAGCGGGCTTAGAGGCGAAAATACACTTCAATGGTGTATTTGTATTAAATGTGTTAGATGGTGGCGCTTCAGATGGATTTTTAAAAGCTGGGGATGAAATAACGAAAGTGGATGGTACAGAAATTACGAATCAACAAATGCTTGTGGAGCTTTTGTCCAAAAAACAACTCGGCGATCAAGTGACGATTCAGTTTTTACGCGATAAAAAGGAACAACAAGAAACGATAGCCTTGAAAGAAATTCCCCAAGCAGAGGAAAAGCGAGCTGGGTTAGGGATTACTTATGCAGAGAGTAAATCAATTGAAACTAATCCAAGTGTTACGATGAAAACCGAAGATATTGGTGGGCCTTCAGCGGGGCTTATGTTTACACTAGAAATATTAAATCAATTATTAGATGAGGATTTAACAAAAGGCTATGCTGTTGCTGGAACTGGTGAAATGTTAATCGATGGTTCTGTTGGGCGTATTGGTGGTATTGACTACAAAATTATTGCAGCCGATCGTGACGGTATGGAAATATTTTTTGCACCAGATGATGAAATTTCACCTGAGATGAAAGCGAAATATCCTGAGTTAGAATCAAACTATGCGACGGCTGTCAAAACGGCTAAAGAAATTGGGACGAAAATGAAAATTGTCCCTGTGAAAACAGTCGATGATGCGATTGCCTATTTAAAACAGCTAGCACCAAAATAA
- a CDS encoding YlbF family regulator codes for MMMTSEWAIILDEADALCEMILSSEPAHTLKLAYNAVYSDTQLVEAIYAFGRMKEQYEDVQRFGKYHPDYHTIMKSIRQQKRALDLNEKISALKLAENDFQDLLDEISMLIGKTVSEAVKVPVSNPFFASNSSCGSGCGSGGSCSCSA; via the coding sequence ATGATGATGACCTCTGAATGGGCAATCATTTTGGATGAGGCCGATGCGCTTTGTGAAATGATTCTTTCCTCTGAACCTGCGCATACGCTAAAGCTCGCGTATAATGCTGTCTATAGTGATACGCAATTAGTCGAAGCTATTTATGCATTTGGTCGCATGAAGGAGCAATACGAAGATGTACAACGTTTCGGAAAATATCATCCGGATTATCATACAATTATGAAATCGATTCGTCAGCAAAAGCGAGCACTGGATTTAAATGAAAAGATTTCAGCATTAAAGTTAGCTGAAAATGATTTTCAAGATTTGCTTGATGAAATAAGCATGCTTATTGGTAAAACCGTATCGGAAGCAGTGAAAGTACCGGTTAGCAATCCGTTCTTTGCATCGAATTCTTCATGTGGAAGCGGTTGTGGCTCAGGTGGCTCTTGCTCGTGTTCAGCATAA
- the rsmD gene encoding 16S rRNA (guanine(966)-N(2))-methyltransferase RsmD, which translates to MRVVAGERKGMPLKAVAGSTTRPTTDKVKESIFNIIGPFFDGGTALDLFAGSGGLGIESLSRGVEHAVFIEKDAKAYQVLQENIKKCRYEDCSELFRIDAKRAVKALLKRDITFNLVFLDPPYHHKEYYDLVQVLVEHDKVQRNGIILCEHAKVVELPSSFGAFLLQRQETYGGTIISVYRCAGEEGE; encoded by the coding sequence ATGAGAGTAGTAGCAGGAGAACGCAAAGGAATGCCCCTAAAGGCTGTTGCGGGGAGTACAACAAGACCTACAACAGACAAAGTAAAAGAATCCATCTTTAATATAATCGGTCCATTTTTTGATGGAGGAACAGCCCTCGATTTATTTGCTGGAAGTGGCGGTTTAGGAATTGAATCGCTGAGTCGAGGTGTAGAACATGCTGTCTTCATTGAAAAAGACGCAAAAGCCTATCAGGTATTACAGGAAAATATCAAGAAGTGTCGATATGAAGATTGTTCAGAGCTGTTTCGCATTGATGCAAAGCGTGCTGTGAAAGCGCTGTTAAAGCGTGATATTACATTTAATCTTGTATTTTTAGATCCGCCTTACCACCATAAAGAATACTATGATTTAGTACAGGTGCTTGTTGAGCATGATAAAGTACAACGCAATGGTATTATTTTATGTGAACATGCAAAAGTGGTAGAATTGCCTTCTAGCTTTGGTGCTTTTCTATTACAGAGACAAGAAACATATGGCGGAACGATTATTTCGGTTTATCGTTGTGCTGGGGAAGAGGGAGAGTAA
- a CDS encoding YlbG family protein, which yields MNERQGLIVYVHQLKHAKSLRKYGHVHYISRKQKYVVLYCDREDIEMMTIKLQRLPFVKDVVESYRPFVKTEFENAKPDKAKEYDYKTGL from the coding sequence ATGAACGAACGACAAGGGCTAATCGTTTACGTCCATCAATTAAAACATGCGAAATCACTTCGAAAATATGGTCATGTTCATTACATTTCTCGTAAGCAAAAGTATGTAGTACTGTATTGCGATCGAGAGGACATTGAAATGATGACAATAAAATTACAACGCCTTCCATTTGTGAAAGACGTTGTGGAATCTTATCGTCCCTTCGTTAAAACTGAGTTCGAAAATGCAAAGCCGGATAAAGCGAAGGAATACGACTATAAAACGGGCCTATAA
- the coaD gene encoding pantetheine-phosphate adenylyltransferase translates to MAERLFRFIVVLGKRESKLEKVAVVPGSFDPVTFGHLDIIKRAADVFDVVYVAVLNNSSKHPLFSVDERMSLMAEVTKDLPNVRIESSSGLLIDYAKEKNAKAIVRGLRAVSDFEYEMQITSMNRFLDETIETFFIMTKNQYSFLSSSIVKEVAKYGSDVRELVPACVERALKEKYGFAK, encoded by the coding sequence ATGGCGGAACGATTATTTCGGTTTATCGTTGTGCTGGGGAAGAGGGAGAGTAAGTTGGAGAAAGTTGCTGTTGTTCCTGGAAGTTTTGATCCTGTTACATTTGGTCATTTAGATATTATCAAGCGTGCTGCAGATGTTTTTGATGTGGTTTATGTGGCAGTGTTAAACAATTCATCGAAGCATCCATTATTTTCTGTAGATGAACGGATGTCATTGATGGCGGAAGTTACAAAGGATTTGCCGAATGTCAGAATCGAGAGTTCTTCTGGTCTTCTGATTGACTATGCAAAAGAAAAGAATGCCAAAGCCATTGTTCGTGGATTACGAGCAGTTTCGGATTTTGAATACGAAATGCAAATTACTTCGATGAACCGTTTTCTAGATGAAACGATTGAAACATTTTTTATTATGACAAAAAATCAATATTCGTTCTTAAGCTCTAGCATTGTTAAAGAGGTAGCGAAATACGGAAGCGATGTCCGTGAACTAGTTCCAGCTTGTGTTGAACGAGCTTTAAAAGAAAAATATGGTTTTGCCAAATAA
- a CDS encoding RNA polymerase II, whose product MKFAMSFFTILVLVVTGVLFFQYQAYSSDLESGNGGPFHYSQEIEIVYRENSLDIRHHFKNLPNQKVKIKWPDDATNPTCFIENENSCKRLSEEASYFAKGETKSQSVSYIIPIEGGLKDKMLLQNVFATLSNGEVSYSVIHISTDSKTVGQWITGLPLVGQQQLSLVNYTMFSGNGAVSDIYWQAGNLKAQEQTPVLTIYAQQAISNDFLKSLENIKFLNDEHIAIIQEKNPVAQHDERLLFLPTLTPQAVEQEVILSQIQSQYTFENSPAWLAEVVASYLVKDSIGSDKSKAIVKTLKEYMTSEQQVAWKDAMHNLGQEPISPVSMDKLLSTVLNAKTSYFQLNASQENGTYPLLLEDERSIYVDGTIKKDVHVILYEGQVLYSADTLLPYLGYTASEGKNGYYVNSDNRTFRFPKESGFYVFNQRRYSTISDPIIKIVDHYYVEEAWLQRLFLVELQKSDGRIQVLTQEQE is encoded by the coding sequence ATGAAATTTGCAATGAGTTTCTTTACAATTTTAGTATTAGTCGTTACAGGTGTGTTGTTTTTCCAATATCAAGCATATTCTTCTGATTTAGAATCAGGAAACGGTGGTCCATTCCACTATTCTCAAGAAATTGAGATTGTGTATCGTGAAAATAGTCTTGATATTCGTCATCATTTTAAAAATTTACCAAATCAAAAGGTGAAAATAAAATGGCCGGACGATGCAACAAACCCAACATGTTTTATCGAGAATGAAAATAGTTGTAAACGGTTATCAGAGGAAGCATCTTATTTTGCTAAAGGCGAAACAAAATCACAATCTGTTTCATACATAATCCCTATTGAGGGCGGACTGAAAGACAAAATGCTTCTTCAAAATGTATTTGCCACTTTATCGAATGGAGAAGTATCTTATTCTGTCATTCATATTTCAACAGATAGTAAAACTGTTGGTCAGTGGATTACAGGTTTACCTTTAGTAGGTCAGCAACAATTATCACTTGTTAACTATACGATGTTTAGTGGAAACGGTGCAGTTAGTGATATTTATTGGCAGGCTGGTAATTTAAAGGCACAAGAACAGACGCCTGTTTTAACAATTTATGCACAGCAGGCTATTTCAAACGATTTCTTAAAATCACTTGAAAATATAAAGTTTTTAAATGATGAGCATATAGCGATTATTCAAGAGAAAAATCCTGTTGCCCAACATGATGAACGTTTATTATTTTTACCGACGCTAACACCTCAAGCGGTGGAGCAGGAAGTGATTCTTTCGCAAATTCAATCGCAATATACATTTGAAAATTCACCGGCATGGTTGGCTGAAGTTGTGGCATCCTATTTAGTGAAGGATTCAATTGGCTCAGATAAGTCAAAGGCAATTGTGAAGACATTAAAAGAGTACATGACATCAGAACAACAGGTAGCATGGAAAGATGCGATGCACAATCTTGGACAAGAGCCGATATCGCCAGTTTCAATGGACAAGCTATTATCAACAGTATTGAATGCAAAAACTTCGTATTTCCAACTGAATGCAAGCCAAGAAAATGGTACGTATCCATTATTATTGGAAGATGAGCGTAGTATTTATGTAGATGGCACAATTAAAAAAGATGTTCATGTTATTTTATATGAAGGTCAAGTATTATACAGTGCTGATACATTGCTACCATACCTAGGTTATACAGCTAGTGAAGGGAAAAACGGCTATTATGTGAATAGTGATAATCGAACATTCCGTTTCCCAAAAGAATCTGGATTTTACGTGTTCAATCAACGTAGATATTCCACAATCTCTGATCCAATTATAAAAATTGTGGATCATTATTATGTAGAAGAAGCTTGGTTACAACGTCTATTTTTAGTAGAACTACAAAAAAGTGATGGTCGTATTCAAGTGTTAACACAAGAACAAGAATAA
- a CDS encoding nucleotidyltransferase: MKAVGIVVEYNPFHNGHAYHLEQAKKVAQADIAIAVMSGTFLQRGEPAMVDKWTRTKMALASGVDIVIELPYVYSTAPATDFAKGAISLLSAIRCEAFAFGSEDGSIQPFLNTYQLISQHRTEYDSLIKESVQTGVSYPKSLHYAYEQLSQKFPAPYIDLAQPNNILGFHYIEAAMMLGSPIKPLTIPRIAAGYHDALQEGASIASATGIRKALASTGSLQSVQEVLPDASFHYLQDWILQYKKFASWEAFWPLLQFTLIRHSASELTRYAEVTEGIEHALLKAAKTSNSFSSFMEKIKSKRYTWTRLQRMLTHIYTGFTKEQLKSFQAPSTIRLLGMSTKGQAYLGVHKKDFTLPLISRVASTNDAMLAVDIHAAEVYSSSIELGAQQATLPKDYQMPPIRF, encoded by the coding sequence GTGAAAGCAGTCGGCATTGTTGTTGAATACAATCCTTTTCATAATGGACATGCTTATCATTTGGAACAGGCAAAAAAAGTAGCGCAAGCGGATATAGCAATCGCTGTGATGAGCGGGACATTTTTGCAGCGTGGTGAACCTGCCATGGTAGATAAATGGACACGTACAAAAATGGCACTCGCTAGCGGTGTGGATATTGTTATTGAGCTACCGTATGTCTATAGTACCGCACCTGCAACTGATTTCGCAAAGGGGGCGATTTCATTATTGTCGGCAATCCGCTGTGAGGCATTTGCCTTTGGTAGTGAAGATGGTTCCATTCAGCCCTTTTTGAACACCTATCAGTTAATTTCGCAACACCGTACTGAATACGACTCGCTTATTAAAGAAAGTGTGCAAACAGGTGTTAGCTATCCTAAAAGCTTACATTACGCCTATGAACAGCTTTCTCAAAAGTTCCCTGCACCATACATTGATTTAGCACAACCGAACAACATACTAGGATTCCATTATATTGAAGCAGCTATGATGTTAGGGAGCCCCATAAAACCTTTAACCATTCCTCGTATAGCAGCAGGATATCACGATGCACTACAGGAAGGGGCATCGATAGCAAGCGCAACCGGAATTCGCAAAGCGCTCGCTTCGACAGGATCTTTACAAAGTGTGCAAGAAGTACTGCCGGATGCATCCTTTCATTATTTACAAGATTGGATTTTACAATACAAGAAATTCGCTAGTTGGGAGGCTTTTTGGCCGCTCTTACAGTTTACCCTTATAAGACACAGTGCAAGCGAGTTAACACGCTATGCAGAAGTTACAGAAGGTATTGAACATGCGCTACTAAAAGCAGCTAAAACAAGCAACTCCTTTAGTAGTTTTATGGAGAAAATTAAATCTAAACGCTATACATGGACACGTCTACAACGCATGCTAACACATATTTATACCGGTTTTACAAAAGAGCAACTAAAAAGCTTTCAAGCCCCTTCTACGATTCGCTTACTTGGTATGAGTACAAAAGGGCAAGCATACTTAGGCGTACATAAAAAGGACTTTACATTGCCTTTAATAAGCCGAGTTGCCTCTACGAATGATGCGATGCTTGCAGTAGATATACATGCTGCTGAAGTTTATAGTTCTAGTATAGAACTAGGCGCACAGCAAGCTACATTGCCAAAAGATTATCAAATGCCGCCGATTCGATTTTAA
- a CDS encoding glycerophosphodiester phosphodiesterase, which produces MGKKTKIAIAIAAASAAAWAGSKAISKPQQREGKQALQFDRPIILAHRGGAHLEPEHTMLAFEKSAQLGVDGFEIDIRLTKDEEIIVFHDATVDRTTDGYGAVSEMTLEEINALNHGYQFEDLSGEYPYRDKKVDVVTLRELLESYPNMLINIDIKDAPDTYEGSLMPSKLWRLIEELGVEDRVVVTSFYGEQIDRFNLYAQNQVALGAGESDVRKAFASFSSQFGHLYHPKVDVFQIPPKSGVVSLDSPKFIQFLNNLNIPVHYWTINDLVTMNKLIHNGAKGIITDRPDIAVELLLQHD; this is translated from the coding sequence ATGGGTAAGAAAACGAAGATAGCTATTGCAATAGCAGCAGCCAGCGCAGCTGCTTGGGCAGGTAGTAAAGCTATTTCTAAACCTCAACAGCGTGAAGGGAAACAAGCATTACAATTTGATCGCCCGATTATTTTGGCACATCGCGGCGGAGCACATTTAGAACCCGAGCATACAATGCTTGCTTTTGAAAAATCGGCACAACTAGGTGTAGACGGCTTTGAAATAGACATTCGCTTAACAAAAGACGAAGAAATTATCGTCTTCCATGATGCTACCGTAGACCGTACAACTGATGGATATGGTGCAGTATCAGAAATGACATTAGAAGAAATAAACGCATTAAATCATGGTTATCAATTCGAGGATTTATCAGGCGAATATCCTTATCGGGATAAAAAAGTTGACGTTGTTACACTACGTGAACTGCTAGAAAGCTATCCAAATATGTTAATCAATATTGATATTAAAGATGCACCAGATACGTATGAAGGTAGTTTAATGCCTTCAAAACTATGGCGATTAATAGAAGAATTAGGGGTAGAGGATCGAGTTGTTGTCACTAGCTTTTATGGTGAACAAATTGACCGTTTTAATTTATATGCACAAAATCAAGTCGCACTTGGCGCAGGTGAGTCAGATGTTCGTAAAGCATTCGCTTCATTCTCAAGTCAATTTGGACATTTATATCACCCAAAAGTAGATGTATTCCAAATTCCTCCAAAGTCAGGTGTCGTGTCGCTCGATTCACCAAAGTTTATTCAGTTTTTAAACAACTTAAACATTCCAGTTCATTATTGGACAATTAACGATTTAGTGACTATGAATAAATTAATCCATAACGGCGCAAAAGGTATTATTACCGATCGCCCTGATATCGCAGTTGAATTACTACTACAACATGACTAA
- a CDS encoding PaaI family thioesterase — MVTSSKGQIEELLATILHHSTAEDEEVLLHLLNGIRDKQQGIHRRYINAALHMVGNFEPEVSEVRIPVTPVIHNTIKVPHGGIIATIADAAMGGLASRSVAEGFNVVTTNLNISYIATTTNKELIARGRFVHKGRQTLVMECDIEDETGRKLAIATASFFVIQRRPS; from the coding sequence TTGGTAACATCATCTAAAGGGCAAATTGAAGAATTACTCGCTACTATTTTACATCATAGTACAGCGGAGGATGAGGAAGTATTGCTACACTTGCTCAATGGCATTCGCGATAAACAACAAGGCATACATCGACGGTATATAAATGCCGCTTTACATATGGTAGGCAACTTTGAACCAGAAGTGAGTGAAGTACGAATACCTGTTACACCTGTTATTCATAATACTATTAAAGTCCCACATGGAGGAATTATTGCAACAATTGCTGATGCAGCAATGGGGGGATTAGCTTCACGTTCTGTTGCAGAAGGCTTTAATGTTGTGACTACTAACCTTAACATATCTTATATAGCAACTACGACCAACAAAGAATTAATTGCACGAGGACGTTTTGTTCATAAAGGACGACAAACGCTTGTCATGGAATGTGATATCGAGGATGAGACAGGGCGTAAACTGGCGATTGCTACCGCTTCTTTCTTCGTTATTCAGCGCCGTCCGTCTTAA
- a CDS encoding YceD family protein — translation MKWSIHQLSKYRQDGMPIDTYVQLDEVMERNQDIRAISPVHVKGLCTFGASQMTCQLTVTATLTLPCARTWEDVEFPIEVETVEIFSWIDEEKRGEDDGDIHYIDGEVIDMKPVIEELVLLEVPLQVFKENTEGQVQGGKNWSYATDEDVALHKKTDEPKVDPRLAALAKYFDQTDE, via the coding sequence ATGAAATGGTCAATTCATCAATTATCTAAATACCGTCAAGACGGAATGCCGATCGATACCTATGTCCAATTGGATGAGGTGATGGAGCGAAACCAGGATATTCGAGCAATTTCGCCCGTTCATGTAAAAGGGCTATGTACATTCGGTGCATCGCAAATGACTTGTCAGCTAACTGTGACAGCAACGTTAACACTACCTTGTGCTCGCACTTGGGAAGATGTTGAGTTTCCTATCGAAGTTGAGACAGTTGAAATATTCAGCTGGATTGACGAGGAAAAAAGAGGGGAAGATGACGGTGATATTCACTATATTGATGGTGAAGTAATCGACATGAAGCCAGTGATTGAGGAGCTAGTGCTTCTTGAGGTACCATTGCAAGTATTCAAAGAGAATACCGAAGGACAAGTGCAAGGTGGTAAAAATTGGTCTTACGCAACAGATGAAGACGTGGCGCTTCACAAAAAAACTGACGAACCAAAAGTGGATCCAAGACTAGCTGCTTTAGCTAAGTATTTTGATCAAACAGACGAATAG